In Desulfosalsimonas propionicica, one DNA window encodes the following:
- a CDS encoding efflux RND transporter periplasmic adaptor subunit, with protein MTQKIRIIVHGVLALAIIAGGAAGYLLLKSVRQAPGRQEVQPPLPIVRTVPVSIGELDMTLSGEGTVRPLAEVQLVPQVSGRVVEVSPDLVNGGSFEKGELMLRIEDADYEIAVTQARAGLQEARSNYQSAVEDSAAAVSEWQNLHPDTPPPPLVAKKPQLEAARAQLEAQRAGLEKARLDLARTRIYAPFDCRVSSEQVDEGQYIAPGQALATVYATAAVEIVVPMESSALQWFDVPGFTTEHKQGSPAAVTAGTAGVKIKRNGRVVRAQGKIDENTRMVSVVIRVDDPFATNPPLAPGQFAEVAISGRNIRDAAIIPRAALRDQDTVWAVDPKENRLYIRKIDLAYLDSRGAVVRSGLNSGEHVAVSVLKAVTDGMKVQNVETGRKDTP; from the coding sequence ATGACGCAGAAAATCCGAATCATTGTTCATGGAGTGCTGGCGCTGGCCATTATTGCAGGGGGTGCGGCCGGATACCTGCTGCTCAAGTCCGTCCGTCAGGCTCCGGGAAGACAGGAGGTGCAACCCCCCCTGCCCATTGTGCGCACGGTACCGGTTTCCATCGGGGAGCTGGACATGACGCTCTCCGGCGAAGGCACGGTTCGTCCCCTGGCAGAAGTGCAGCTCGTGCCCCAGGTCAGCGGCCGTGTAGTGGAGGTTTCCCCGGATCTGGTCAACGGCGGAAGCTTTGAAAAAGGCGAGCTCATGCTGCGAATTGAAGATGCGGATTACGAGATTGCTGTCACCCAGGCCAGGGCCGGGCTGCAGGAGGCCAGGAGCAATTACCAGAGTGCGGTTGAAGACAGCGCAGCAGCGGTCAGTGAATGGCAAAACCTGCATCCCGATACCCCACCCCCGCCCCTGGTGGCCAAAAAACCTCAGCTGGAAGCCGCCCGGGCCCAGCTCGAAGCCCAGCGCGCCGGCCTTGAAAAAGCCCGTCTGGATCTTGCGCGCACCCGGATTTATGCTCCGTTTGACTGCCGTGTCAGCAGTGAACAGGTGGATGAGGGCCAGTATATTGCCCCGGGCCAGGCCCTGGCCACGGTGTATGCCACCGCAGCCGTGGAAATCGTAGTTCCCATGGAAAGCAGTGCGCTTCAGTGGTTTGACGTGCCCGGCTTTACCACTGAGCACAAACAAGGCTCCCCGGCTGCGGTCACTGCCGGTACCGCCGGGGTAAAAATCAAGAGAAACGGCCGCGTTGTCCGGGCTCAGGGGAAAATCGATGAAAACACCCGAATGGTCAGCGTGGTCATTCGCGTGGACGACCCCTTTGCCACAAACCCCCCCCTGGCCCCGGGGCAGTTTGCCGAGGTGGCCATATCCGGCCGCAACATCAGGGATGCGGCAATTATTCCACGGGCGGCCCTCCGTGATCAGGATACTGTCTGGGCGGTGGATCCAAAAGAAAACCGGCTTTATATCCGCAAAATTGATTTGGCATACCTTGATTCCCGGGGCGCTGTGGTGCGCTCCGGGCTCAATTCCGGCGAGCATGTGGCCGTGTCCGTGTTAAAGGCCGTCACCGACGGGATGAAAGTGCAAAACGTGGAAACCGGCCGAAAGGACACTCCATGA
- a CDS encoding TetR/AcrR family transcriptional regulator, which produces MTGTEDNTRKRLLDQAERLFAEKGYAGISVREITAAAECNVAGVNYHFGSKQGLYMAVFQERWASRAMRLQQGFAAALAGLQDPGLSDVIAAMARAFLEGPWTDEERRNHIQLMQRELSDPGQALGMIVENVMRPYIREVKKLIRACLRREVDDEQLEIYILSMLGVVLYFFLARPAVTEILHRKYDQDFKSDLVAHITAFCLNGIQALNQEK; this is translated from the coding sequence ATGACGGGTACCGAAGACAATACCCGCAAACGCCTGCTGGATCAGGCAGAGCGGCTGTTTGCTGAAAAAGGCTATGCAGGCATCAGCGTCCGGGAGATCACCGCTGCTGCAGAATGCAACGTGGCCGGGGTGAATTATCATTTCGGCAGCAAGCAGGGCCTTTACATGGCCGTTTTTCAGGAGCGGTGGGCCAGTCGGGCCATGCGGTTGCAGCAGGGCTTTGCCGCGGCACTGGCCGGTTTGCAGGACCCCGGGTTAAGTGATGTGATTGCGGCCATGGCCCGGGCCTTCCTGGAAGGGCCCTGGACGGACGAAGAGCGCCGCAACCACATCCAGCTCATGCAGCGGGAACTTTCTGATCCCGGCCAGGCCCTGGGCATGATCGTGGAAAACGTGATGCGGCCCTATATCCGGGAAGTCAAAAAACTGATACGGGCCTGCCTGCGCCGGGAAGTAGATGATGAGCAGCTGGAAATTTATATCCTGAGCATGCTGGGCGTGGTGCTGTATTTTTTCCTGGCCCGGCCCGCGGTAACCGAAATTTTGCACCGGAAATACGACCAGGACTTTAAATCAGACCTGGTGGCCCATATCACGGCCTTTTGTTTAAACGGCATACAGGCCTTAAACCAGGAGAAGTAA
- a CDS encoding efflux RND transporter permease subunit, giving the protein MRNAIAWFAGNHVAANLLMLFILVAGAVIAMDIKLEIFPETELDRVSVTVAYPGASPAEVEEGVVRRIEENVAGIEGIKRIDSVAREGMGRVTIEVMTGWDIKKLLDDVKSEVDRITTLPDEAEEPEVRELTRRIQVISVAVYGDIPELTLKELAQTVKDDLTNLPGLTQADVAAVRDNEIHVEISEQTLRKYGLTLGSVADTVAQGSLDLPAGSVKAEEGEVLIRARGRRYYAGEYRDIPVITRADGTRITLGQIAEIKEGFADVDMASRFQGKPAAIINVYRVADQSALDVAQKVRDYVAQIRPGLPHGADIDYYQDMSTILKSRIQLLGKNMFFGLILVSLLLALFLNVRLAFWVTLGIPISFAFGLIFLPYNDVSINMISLFAFIMVLGIVVDDAIIVGENVFRRQEAGMGRLAASVEGTLEVGRPVIFSVLTTMVAFAPLLTAGGTMGNFMRNIPIVVILVLLGSLVESLLILPCHLARSRASGRRQKPKRMTRVLNWIVAGPYHRMVEACIRWRYATIAASLAVLLLTFGLWSAGTIKFVFFPKVEGDVLQCMITMPVGTPMERTVEVVRRVEKTAEDLLAEHDVDRPADAPPLLDHTASIIGAQFGDRGAVGDSGGHLAHVFVQILEGEKRDISALVLNNQWRDRVGRIPDAESLVFKSEIHSAGNPVEVHLSLEDHDLLLEAADELKRELEGFSGVFDITDSFLPGKMEMQLALKPEAANLGLRLRDLARQVRHAFYGAEALRFQRDRNEVKVLVRYSEAQRVSLDNVEQMRIRTPAGHEVPFSQVAAVTMDQGYASIERAQRRRVVKVMADVNEKITNANEVRTDLVQRFLPGLENRYPGLRYTIEGEGQEQAETLADVQKGFIIALFCIYALLAVPFRSFTQPFMVMLAIPFGMVGAAMGHLLMGFDISVISLFGMVGLAGVVVNDSLVLVHRINEYFRTDGFEVHEAVLRGGKVRFRAVILTSLTTFGGLTPMLLERSLQARFLIPMAISLGFGVLFATLVTLILVPCFYMILDDMHRAAHRLRQMMQPPAAGSEG; this is encoded by the coding sequence ATGAGAAACGCCATTGCCTGGTTTGCCGGCAACCATGTGGCCGCCAACCTGCTGATGCTTTTTATCCTGGTGGCCGGCGCTGTCATTGCCATGGACATCAAGCTTGAGATTTTTCCGGAAACGGAACTCGACCGGGTCAGCGTTACCGTGGCTTATCCCGGGGCCTCGCCGGCTGAAGTGGAGGAAGGCGTGGTCCGGCGCATTGAGGAAAACGTGGCCGGCATCGAGGGTATCAAACGCATCGATTCCGTGGCCCGGGAGGGCATGGGGCGGGTCACCATAGAGGTCATGACCGGCTGGGATATCAAAAAGCTGCTCGATGACGTCAAATCCGAGGTCGACCGGATCACCACGCTTCCAGATGAAGCCGAGGAGCCGGAGGTGCGGGAGCTCACCCGCCGGATCCAGGTGATCAGCGTAGCGGTTTACGGCGATATCCCCGAACTGACCCTAAAGGAGCTGGCACAGACCGTAAAAGACGATCTGACCAATCTGCCGGGCCTGACCCAGGCGGACGTGGCAGCCGTTCGGGACAATGAAATCCACGTGGAGATCTCCGAGCAGACCCTTCGCAAATACGGCCTGACCCTGGGATCCGTGGCTGACACCGTGGCGCAGGGCAGCCTGGATCTGCCAGCGGGCAGTGTTAAGGCCGAAGAAGGCGAGGTGCTGATCCGGGCCAGGGGAAGGCGCTATTATGCCGGTGAATACCGTGATATTCCGGTGATTACCCGTGCAGACGGCACACGGATCACCCTTGGGCAGATCGCGGAAATCAAGGAGGGGTTTGCGGATGTGGATATGGCCTCCCGGTTTCAGGGAAAGCCCGCGGCCATTATCAATGTCTACCGGGTGGCCGACCAGAGCGCCCTGGATGTGGCCCAAAAGGTCAGGGATTATGTGGCCCAGATCCGGCCCGGCCTGCCCCATGGCGCAGACATTGATTATTATCAGGACATGTCCACGATCTTAAAAAGCAGAATCCAGCTGCTGGGCAAAAACATGTTTTTCGGCCTGATCCTGGTCAGCCTGCTTCTGGCCCTGTTTTTAAACGTGCGCCTGGCTTTCTGGGTAACATTGGGCATTCCGATCAGTTTTGCCTTTGGCCTGATTTTTCTGCCTTATAATGATGTCTCCATTAACATGATTTCCCTGTTTGCCTTTATCATGGTACTGGGCATCGTGGTGGATGACGCCATTATCGTGGGTGAAAACGTGTTTCGAAGGCAGGAAGCGGGAATGGGCCGGCTGGCGGCGTCCGTGGAAGGCACCCTGGAAGTGGGCCGGCCCGTGATTTTTTCCGTGCTCACCACCATGGTGGCCTTTGCCCCGCTGCTCACTGCCGGGGGGACCATGGGCAATTTCATGCGAAACATTCCCATTGTGGTGATCCTGGTGTTGCTGGGCTCTCTGGTGGAATCGTTGTTGATTCTGCCCTGCCACCTGGCCAGGAGCCGGGCCTCTGGCCGGCGGCAAAAGCCCAAGCGCATGACCCGGGTGCTCAACTGGATTGTAGCAGGGCCCTATCACAGGATGGTTGAAGCCTGCATCCGTTGGCGTTATGCCACCATTGCCGCAAGCCTTGCGGTTTTGCTGCTCACATTCGGCCTGTGGTCTGCGGGCACGATCAAGTTCGTGTTTTTTCCCAAGGTGGAAGGTGACGTGCTGCAGTGCATGATCACCATGCCCGTAGGCACGCCAATGGAAAGAACCGTTGAAGTGGTGCGCCGGGTGGAGAAAACCGCAGAGGATCTGCTGGCCGAACATGACGTGGACAGGCCGGCCGATGCCCCGCCATTGCTGGATCATACCGCATCAATTATTGGTGCCCAGTTTGGCGACAGGGGGGCTGTGGGCGATTCCGGCGGACACCTGGCCCATGTGTTTGTTCAGATCCTGGAAGGTGAAAAAAGGGATATCAGCGCCCTTGTGTTAAACAATCAGTGGCGCGACCGGGTCGGCCGGATCCCGGATGCCGAATCCCTGGTTTTCAAAAGCGAGATTCACAGTGCGGGCAACCCCGTGGAAGTCCATTTGTCCCTGGAAGACCACGACCTGCTGCTGGAGGCTGCAGATGAACTCAAACGGGAATTGGAGGGGTTTTCCGGGGTTTTTGACATCACTGACAGTTTTCTGCCCGGCAAGATGGAAATGCAGCTGGCCTTAAAGCCCGAGGCCGCCAATCTGGGCTTAAGGCTCAGGGATCTGGCAAGGCAGGTCCGTCATGCCTTCTACGGGGCAGAGGCCCTGCGCTTTCAAAGAGACAGAAACGAGGTCAAGGTCCTGGTGCGCTATTCCGAGGCCCAGCGGGTGTCCCTGGACAATGTGGAGCAGATGCGCATCCGGACCCCTGCCGGCCACGAGGTGCCTTTTTCCCAGGTGGCGGCCGTCACCATGGACCAGGGCTATGCCAGCATTGAACGGGCCCAGCGCAGGCGGGTGGTCAAGGTCATGGCGGATGTCAACGAAAAAATCACCAACGCCAACGAGGTTCGCACTGACCTGGTACAGCGGTTTCTGCCCGGGCTTGAAAACCGTTATCCGGGCCTGCGCTACACCATCGAGGGCGAAGGCCAGGAACAGGCCGAAACCCTGGCGGATGTACAGAAGGGTTTTATCATTGCCCTGTTTTGCATTTACGCTCTGCTGGCCGTGCCGTTTCGCTCCTTTACCCAGCCCTTTATGGTCATGCTCGCCATTCCCTTCGGCATGGTGGGCGCAGCCATGGGCCATCTGCTTATGGGATTTGACATCAGCGTGATCAGCCTTTTCGGCATGGTGGGCTTAGCCGGGGTGGTGGTCAATGATTCCCTGGTTCTGGTGCATCGGATCAATGAATATTTTCGCACAGACGGTTTTGAGGTGCACGAGGCGGTGCTGCGTGGGGGAAAGGTGCGTTTCCGGGCCGTGATTCTCACCTCGTTGACCACTTTTGGCGGGCTTACCCCCATGCTGCTGGAAAGAAGCCTCCAGGCCCGGTTTTTGATTCCCATGGCCATCAGCCTGGGATTCGGGGTGCTTTTTGCCACCCTCGTGACCCTGATTCTGGTGCCCTGTTTTTACATGATTTTAGATGATATGCACCGGGCGGCCCACAGGCTCAGGCAAATGATGCAGCCGCCTGCCGCCGGATCTGAAGGTTGA
- a CDS encoding efflux transporter outer membrane subunit translates to MNRVLLCLLASALVFGLCGPGCMRVGPDYTRPDPGVDMPERFLSDTGEQTAVPADLHRWWEAFDDPYLNQAVMQVVFHNPDIVRAAARVMEARAAVTRIGADRYPSLDFNASRSRQQQNVVEPFSGQRVSVETDTYSLSMPASYELDLWGRLARASEAARADLLAAGQNRRTVVQSLVAETVNLYLQIRSLQEQIELTRNLVTAYEQNRDLVERRYERGLVSVLDVHQIRRSLARARSQVPALVRARGQAAHALAVLQGRYPDPKILKAGPAGKFPSLPAVPAGLPAQLLEQRPDIREAEAVLEAACARIGAARAARLPQITLTGSFGYTSDQFDTLLDPASQLWQIAAGAFQPLFDAGRRAAAEQEAMARYRQQEAAWAKTVLDALAEVEDALLSRQQLIEQHSRLQSLVSEAQATLDSAENRYQRGLVSYLNVLDARQASFQAKLDLVEARYAIFRNRVELHRALGGGWDQMQ, encoded by the coding sequence ATGAACCGGGTTTTGTTATGCCTGCTGGCAAGTGCGCTGGTCTTCGGCCTTTGCGGTCCTGGCTGCATGCGCGTGGGACCGGATTATACCCGGCCTGATCCGGGCGTGGACATGCCGGAGCGGTTTTTGTCCGATACCGGGGAACAAACTGCGGTACCTGCAGATCTGCACCGGTGGTGGGAGGCCTTTGATGATCCATATCTGAACCAGGCGGTCATGCAGGTGGTGTTTCACAATCCTGACATTGTCCGGGCTGCGGCCAGGGTCATGGAGGCCCGGGCGGCCGTGACCCGGATTGGGGCGGACCGCTATCCGTCCCTGGATTTCAATGCCAGCCGTTCCCGCCAGCAGCAAAATGTCGTGGAACCTTTTTCCGGGCAGCGGGTGTCTGTGGAGACCGATACCTATTCTCTTTCCATGCCTGCCAGTTATGAGCTGGATCTGTGGGGGCGGCTGGCCCGTGCATCCGAAGCGGCCCGGGCCGATTTGCTGGCTGCCGGGCAAAACCGCCGCACAGTGGTGCAGTCGCTGGTGGCGGAAACCGTGAACCTATATTTGCAGATCCGATCCCTCCAGGAACAGATCGAACTGACCCGGAATCTGGTGACGGCCTACGAGCAAAACCGGGACCTGGTGGAAAGGCGCTATGAAAGGGGTTTGGTTTCGGTTCTCGATGTGCACCAGATCAGGCGTTCCCTTGCCCGGGCCCGGTCGCAGGTTCCGGCCCTGGTTCGGGCCAGGGGGCAGGCTGCACACGCCCTGGCGGTTTTGCAGGGGCGGTATCCGGATCCAAAAATCCTGAAAGCAGGCCCTGCCGGGAAATTTCCATCCCTGCCCGCGGTGCCAGCCGGCCTGCCCGCCCAATTGCTGGAGCAGCGGCCGGATATCCGGGAGGCGGAAGCCGTCCTTGAGGCGGCCTGCGCACGCATCGGGGCGGCCAGGGCGGCACGGCTGCCGCAGATAACGCTTACCGGCAGTTTCGGTTATACCAGTGATCAATTCGACACCCTGCTGGATCCGGCCAGCCAGCTTTGGCAGATTGCTGCCGGGGCCTTTCAGCCCTTGTTTGATGCCGGCCGGCGGGCCGCGGCAGAGCAGGAGGCCATGGCCCGGTACCGGCAGCAGGAGGCGGCCTGGGCCAAAACCGTGCTTGATGCTTTGGCTGAGGTGGAAGATGCGCTTTTATCCCGTCAGCAGCTAATCGAGCAGCACAGCCGGCTGCAAAGCCTTGTTTCCGAAGCCCAGGCCACCCTGGATTCGGCCGAAAATCGATACCAACGGGGCCTTGTTTCCTATCTCAACGTGCTTGATGCCCGGCAGGCAAGCTTTCAGGCCAAACTTGACCTGGTGGAGGCCAGATACGCCATTTTTCGCAACCGGGTGGAACTGCACCGGGCCCTGGGCGGCGGATGGGACCAGATGCAATAA
- the dmeF gene encoding CDF family Co(II)/Ni(II) efflux transporter DmeF produces the protein MNSSSRSDFSCPHDHCFFSDNQQANERRTWIVIGLTIVTMVAEIVSGMVFGSMALLADGWHMASHASAMGLTAAAYFFARKYRDDRRFTFGTGKINDLAGFSSALVLALIALLMAYESVHRLLDPVAIRFNEAIVVAVLGLVVNLVSAFILNENHHHRHGHDHGAECSHQHHDHNLRAAYLHVLADALTSVLAIVALTIGKIWGWAFLDPVMGIVGALVITRWSIGLLGQTGRVLLDYNNDTGLAGQIRDRLESGADTQVEDLHIWRIGPGHHSAIVALRTSSLQNPEDFKQQLCSISSLSHVTVEINPKANQPSGTEGKHSL, from the coding sequence ATGAATTCGTCCAGCCGCAGCGACTTTTCCTGTCCTCATGACCACTGTTTTTTTTCAGACAACCAGCAGGCCAACGAACGCAGGACCTGGATTGTCATCGGCCTGACCATCGTGACCATGGTGGCCGAGATTGTCTCGGGCATGGTGTTCGGTTCCATGGCGCTTCTGGCTGACGGCTGGCACATGGCCAGCCATGCTTCTGCCATGGGGCTGACGGCAGCCGCCTATTTTTTTGCCAGAAAATACCGCGATGACCGGCGTTTTACCTTTGGCACGGGCAAGATCAACGACCTGGCCGGATTTTCCAGCGCGCTTGTGCTGGCCTTAATTGCCCTGCTCATGGCCTACGAATCGGTTCACCGACTCCTGGATCCGGTGGCCATCCGGTTTAATGAAGCCATTGTGGTGGCGGTTCTCGGGCTTGTGGTGAACCTGGTCAGCGCATTTATTCTAAATGAAAACCACCATCACCGGCATGGCCATGATCACGGGGCCGAATGCAGTCATCAGCACCATGATCACAACCTGCGGGCGGCATACCTGCACGTGCTGGCCGATGCCCTGACCTCTGTTCTGGCCATCGTGGCCCTGACAATCGGCAAAATATGGGGCTGGGCGTTTCTGGACCCGGTTATGGGCATTGTGGGCGCCCTGGTCATCACCCGCTGGTCCATTGGCCTGCTTGGCCAGACCGGCCGGGTACTGCTGGATTACAACAATGACACCGGCCTGGCCGGACAGATCCGGGATCGCCTGGAAAGCGGGGCCGATACACAGGTCGAGGACCTGCATATCTGGCGCATCGGCCCGGGACATCACAGCGCCATCGTTGCCCTGCGCACCAGCAGCCTTCAAAATCCTGAAGATTTCAAGCAGCAGCTTTGCAGCATCTCCTCTTTGTCCCATGTCACCGTGGAAATCAACCCGAAAGCAAATCAACCCTCCGGCACAGAAGGAAAACACAGTCTATGA
- a CDS encoding FAD-dependent oxidoreductase yields MKFLIIGGDAAGMSAASRAKRNQPEMNVTVLEETMDVSYSACGMPYNIADPDRDINDLVVRQAQVFREKQGIDLKTGCRAEAIDPDVKTVQAEDHTGQKQEFSYDSLLIATGASPVMPDMPGIDQKGVLPLKRLSDGRSIKDYLAGNRTESAILVGMGYIGLEMAEALSLRGIHVTGVTRGFMRNYDSSIAQVVQQTLSQHHVDLYRDQKVERIEKRGSSLAVVCNDQELGANMVLMGLGVAPNSRIAADAGIALGPKQAISVSRQMQTSNPFIYSAGDCADAYHVVTGQKTWVPLALLANRGGWAAADNICGKPVEVQGIAGSAVFKTFELEVARTGLSASEAEAAGFEPASVTIDARSRAHAHPGAESIRVHMVGDKKSGRLLGTQMVGKEGVAHRIKAPAVALHAQMGVEDFGQTDLPYAPPFSPVWDPLLTAANQLMKKL; encoded by the coding sequence ATGAAATTTCTGATCATCGGCGGCGATGCGGCGGGAATGAGTGCGGCCAGCCGCGCCAAAAGAAACCAGCCGGAGATGAACGTCACCGTACTCGAAGAAACCATGGATGTTTCTTACAGCGCCTGCGGCATGCCCTATAACATTGCCGACCCGGACCGGGACATCAATGACCTGGTCGTTCGTCAGGCCCAAGTGTTCCGGGAAAAACAGGGCATTGATCTCAAAACCGGCTGCCGGGCCGAAGCCATTGACCCGGATGTCAAAACCGTTCAGGCCGAAGACCATACCGGCCAAAAGCAGGAATTTTCCTATGACTCCCTGCTCATTGCCACGGGCGCCTCACCGGTCATGCCCGATATGCCGGGTATTGATCAAAAAGGCGTGCTGCCTTTAAAACGGCTGTCAGACGGCCGCAGCATCAAAGATTACCTGGCCGGCAACAGGACGGAATCGGCCATACTCGTGGGCATGGGCTATATCGGTCTGGAAATGGCAGAGGCCCTGAGCCTGCGGGGAATTCATGTAACCGGCGTGACCCGCGGCTTTATGCGAAACTATGACAGCAGTATTGCACAAGTGGTTCAACAGACCCTGTCACAGCACCATGTGGATCTGTACCGGGACCAAAAAGTGGAAAGAATCGAAAAACGGGGATCTTCACTTGCAGTGGTATGCAATGACCAGGAACTGGGAGCGAACATGGTGCTCATGGGCTTAGGTGTTGCCCCCAACAGCCGGATTGCCGCGGATGCGGGCATCGCTTTGGGACCAAAGCAGGCGATTTCGGTCAGCCGGCAAATGCAGACATCCAATCCTTTCATTTATTCCGCAGGTGACTGCGCGGATGCCTATCATGTGGTCACCGGCCAAAAAACCTGGGTGCCCCTGGCCCTGCTGGCCAACCGGGGGGGCTGGGCTGCGGCTGACAATATCTGCGGAAAGCCGGTGGAAGTGCAGGGGATTGCCGGATCCGCAGTGTTCAAAACCTTTGAGCTGGAAGTGGCCCGAACCGGGCTCAGCGCCAGCGAGGCCGAGGCGGCCGGATTTGAGCCGGCATCTGTGACCATTGACGCCCGGTCCAGGGCCCATGCCCACCCCGGCGCAGAATCCATCCGCGTGCACATGGTGGGGGACAAAAAATCCGGCCGGCTGCTGGGCACCCAAATGGTGGGCAAAGAAGGCGTTGCCCACCGTATCAAGGCACCGGCCGTGGCCCTGCATGCGCAGATGGGTGTTGAAGATTTCGGCCAGACGGATCTGCCTTATGCACCGCCTTTCAGCCCGGTGTGGGATCCGCTGCTGACCGCAGCCAACCAGTTGATGAAAAAACTTTAA